The Humulus lupulus chromosome 4, drHumLupu1.1, whole genome shotgun sequence genome has a window encoding:
- the LOC133832846 gene encoding protein FAR1-RELATED SEQUENCE 5-like, with translation MGLLKGWNAKREVDKFGKLEKKIPKPLTRVGCPERLRVNLDKSTNLWVVRDFEPEHNHNLALPHEIQFLRSNKKVTQAIGQPIMSMRRSGIRTCYIMNHLAQERGGQDYVPFQKRDLYNWIGRNGRPTEIEINSEGALGYLECLAKRDIEFYGIYSTDNNTRLANLFWCDGVSRQYYQTFGDVLAFDTTYKTNAYNKPLLMFVGVNHHFRTIMFGCALLCDESASTFVWVLQCFLNVMNNKHPKVVVTDGDKAMREAIIKVMPNTVHRLCGWRLSTNASANCTNPSFMQAFNHLMYHYFMDEQEWEDQWKSVIEGFQLEDNGWMKTQYKRKTNWAETFLRGNFVDGLRTTQRCESTNSYLNQFLTSNLWLSDFIGQIDAALQTLRHQEMQDDFRSNHTSPQLLNHV, from the coding sequence ATGGGTTTGCTTAAGGGATGGAACGCGAAGAGAGAAGTGgataaatttggaaaattggaaaaaaaaataccaaagcCTTTAACAAGAGTTGGTTGTCCTGAACGCCTGAGGGTCAATTTAGACAAGTCTACGAACTTATGGGTTGTACGAGACTTTGAGCCAGAGCATAATCACAATTTAGCTTTGCCTCATGAAATCCAATTCTTGAGATCAAACAAGAAGGTCACTCAAGCAATTGGTCAACCAATTATGTCAATGAGAAGATCGGGAATACGAACTTGCTACATAATGAATCACTTAGCTCAGGAAAGAGGAGGTCAGGATTATGTTCCTTTCCAAAAAAGGGACCTTTACAATTGGATTGGTCGAAATGGACGACCTACGGAAATAGAAATAAACTCTGAGGGAGCATTGGGATACTTAGAATGTCTAGCAAAACGAGATATTGAGTTTTATGGCATTTATAGCACAGACAACAATACAAGGCTAGCTAATCTTTTTTGGTGTGATGGGGTGTCGAGGCAGTATTACCAAACTTTTGGAGATGTTTTGGCTTTTGACACCACATATAAGACAAATGCTTACAACAAGCCCTTACTCATGTTTGTTGGTGTCAACCATCACTTTCGAACTATTATGTTTGGTTGTGCTTTATTATGCGATGAGAGTGCCTCGACATTTGTCTGGGTTCTTCAGTGCTTCTTGAATGTAATGAACAATAAACATCCTAAGGTAGTTGTCACCGATGGAGATAAAGCAATGCGAGAAGCAATAATAAAAGTAATGCCAAATACAGTGCATCGTCTTTGTGGTTGGCGTCTATCGACCAATGCATCAGCTAATTGCACCAATCCTTCATTCATGCAAGCATTTAACCATCTAATGTATCATTATTTCATGGATGAACAAGAATGGGAGGACCAATGGAAATCAGTCATTGAAGGTTTTCAATTAGAAGACAATGGCTGGATGAAGACTCAATACAAAAGGAAAACAAATTGGGCGGAAACTTTTCTTCGAGGTAACTTTGTTGACGGATTAAGAACAACCCAGAGATGTGAGTCAACAAATTCTTATTTGAATCAATTCTTGACGAGTAATTTGTGGCTAAGTGACTTTATTGGACAAATAGATGCGGCATTGCAGACTTTGCGTCATCAAGAGATGCAAGATGACTTTCGAAGCAATCACACATCACCACAGcttctgaaccatgtctag